One window of Lepeophtheirus salmonis chromosome Z, UVic_Lsal_1.4, whole genome shotgun sequence genomic DNA carries:
- the Sqor gene encoding sulfide:quinone oxidoreductase, mitochondrial, whose protein sequence is MIGITLLGRIRPFSTSTQFLASKSYKLVVVGGGAGGCSIASKFVSKLGPNQVGIIEPRNEHYYQPLWTLVGGGQAKFESSQKSMASVLPKNADWIKQKVTGFKPDKNIVITQDGSEIEYEYLVVAMGIQLNYDKIKGLEDALQTPGVCSNYHPNYVKNTWKSIENFENGNAIFTFPNTSIKCPGAPQKIMYLAERHFSKNGKRGKANVRYHTSLPVLFGVKKYADALWKIVQKRDINIHLRSNLIEIKPDSKEAVFQNMDDPEQLTTIPYEMIHVTPPMSAPTILSDCKSLVDGSGYLNVNKETLQHVKYPNIFGIGDCTNVPTSKTAAAVAGEVGVVRRNLWKFMQGKDINAVYDGYTSCPLVLGSGECILAEFDFNSPPQPLETFPINQANPNAFTYYMKKYMMPEVYWLMLRGYWEGPKYVRKLLHLGMSR, encoded by the exons ATGATTGGAATAACGCTTTTGGGTAGAATAAGACCTTTTTCAACATCAACCCAATTTCTCGcatcaaaaagttataagttGGTTGTCGTAGGTGGCGGAGCTGGAGGTTGCTCAATAGCATCCAAATTTGTCTCAAAGTTAGGACCTAATCAAGTCGGTATTATCGAGCCTAGAAAT GAACATTACTATCAACCCTTATGGACTTTAGTCGGCGGAGGTCAAGCAAAATTTGAAAGTTCTCAAAAGTCCATGGCATCTGTGCTACCGAAAAATGCGGATTGGATTAAACAAAAAGTAACCGGGTTCAAACCTGATAAAAACATCGTAATAACTCAGGATGGCTCTGAAATTGAGTATGAATATCTTGTGGTTGCAATGGGAATACAATTAAATTACGATAAG ATTAAAGGCTTGGAAGATGCATTACAGACCCCTGGTGTTTGCTCAAATTACCATCCCAATTACGTTAAAAATACATGGAAAtctattgaaaattttgaaaacggGAATGCCATTTTTACATTTCCAAACACATCCATCAAATGTCCAGGAGCTCcacagaaaataatgtatttggCAGAAAGACATTTTAGTAAG AATGGAAAGCGAGGAAAAGCCAACGTCCGATATCATACATCACTTCCAGTCCTATTTGGCGTAAAGAAGTATGCAGATGCACTTtggaaaattgttcaaaaaagagatattaatattcatttgagAAGCAATCTTATCGAAATTAAACCCGACTCCAAAGAAgctgtttttcaaaatatggatgaTCCAGAACAATTAACTACTATACCATACGAAATGATTCACGTAACTCCTCCTATGAGTGCTCCCACGATATTATCCGATTGCAAATCCCTAGTGGATGGATCTGGATATCTTAATGTGAACAAAGAGACGCTCCAACAtgtaaaatatccaaatatatttggTATCGGAGACTGTACAAATGTACCCACTTCTAAAACAGCAGCTGCCGTcg CTGGTGAGGTTGGAGTGGTTAGACGTAATCTATGGAAATTTATGCAAGGGAAAGACATTAATGCAGTGTATGATGGGTACACTTCTTGCCCACTAGTATTGGG ATCTGGTGAATGCATCCTTGCCGAGTTTGATTTTAATTCACCTCCTCAGCCTTTAGAGACGTTTCCCATCAATCAAGCGAACCCCAATGCATTCacttattatatgaaaaaatatatgatgccCGAAGTTTATTGGCTTATGTTGCg aGGTTACTGGGAAGGTCCCAAGTATGTTAGAAAGTTACTACATTTAGGAATGTCCAGATGA
- the LOC121130401 gene encoding WD repeat-containing protein 3 produces the protein MGLTKQYLRYVPGSVFGLIGSGIKGGVLFKDKEIVISGCSDGATIWNIKTGEKVGEFIFSLDGGDSSTIVSALKSHVASLAIGYSNGDIKLFPDFHTGESDVTFSGHKSPVISLVYDEEGFRLASGSTDTEIVLWDIVNRCGLFRLKGHKGPVTDLKFLSTRPNILVSSSKDTLIKFWDLDIRHCFKTLPAHLTEVWDICLIREDSYLVSGSGDSELRVFKLTFLENSTNNEDTKKESTPPTLKKQKVKDTTTDATEEESDNEVDDESTSKLKIERLGSLLRAGKGRTCSLIADDSKKILVAHGNDNLVESFKICDEEEVKKRLQKKAKKLRKKQTENKLADIEDIEPPEPTIQEEFKRLKTFKTSGKVRSLEVHHLKEDSFRIIVGTGNNLIESWVLNTSDKGSDPIKRRCFGSQGHRSPARTLSFSSDNTAIASVSNESIKIWSRSTQTCIRTMESGYGLCSSFVVGDRQVVVGTKKGSLQLFDLNSAIMTEEIEDAHNGEVWSICPTQNKDGFITCSADKTVKFWKLEFVEKGEGKILSLVHTRTLKLDQDVLSVKSSSDGRFIAVALLDTKIKVFFTDSFKLLHDLFGHKLPVLSLDISSDSSILVSGSADRNIKIWDLTHGQCEKSIFAHNDSITGVQFIPNTHMFFSISKDGTLKQWDADKFERILSLNGHNREIWGLTISPNGKYVATSGHDKTLRLWERTQEPLVLEDERETEREKEAEKELATEDVYRNTGGNEETSLPTKRTADSEMSAEKLMEAMNLFESYYEEKKQSSTEPELPSLMTLMYPGISTAEEFMLTTLSKIKSSILEETLLVLPLDVVVRLLKILENLLQKKTVYVEVLSRIFFFLIEIHFGPLSGSSDIKQLIVRIKQMIETKLTCIEETMGFNVAGITFVQSRAEERQQVQIFMEASKKFKDKRKKRKQREKALQTAVMVI, from the exons ATGGGACTGACAAAACAGTACCTCAGATACGTTCCGGGCTCCGTTTTTGGACTGATTGGGTCTGGAATCAAGGGAGGAGTGTTGTTTAAGGATAAAGAGATCGTTATAAGTGGATGTTCAGATGGAGCAACGATTTGGAACATTAAAACGGGAGAAAAAGTTGgggaatttatttttagtttggaCGGCGGAGACTCTTCCACTATCGTGTCCGCTTTGAAATCACATGTAGCATCTCTGGCCATTGGATATAGCAATGGGGATATCAAACTATTTCCGGATTTTCATACTG gCGAGAGTGATGTCACATTTTCTGGACACAAATCCCCGGTCATTTCGCTCGTGTATGATGAAGAAGGTTTTCGTCTCGCTTCTGGAAGTACAGATACTGAAATTGTTTTGTGGGATATTGTTAATCGTTGTGGATTATTCCGTCTAAAAGGACATAAAGGGCCCGTCACGGATTTAAAATTCTTATCCACCAGACCAAATATTCTTGTATCATCGTCAAAGGATACTCTTATCAAATTTTGGGACTTGGACATTCGACATTGCTTCAAA acATTGCCCGCTCATTTAACAGAAGTTTGGGATATTTGTTTAATCAGAGAAGATAGTTATTTAGTTTCGGGCTCTGGAGATTCCGAACTAAGGGTTTTTAAACTGACTTTTCTTGAAAATTCCACCAATAATGAAGATACAAAGAAGGAGTCCACACCACCTACTCTCAAAAAGCAAAAAGTCAAGGACACGACGACTGACGCCACTGAAGAGGAATCGGATAATGAAGTCGATGATGAAAGCACTTCCAAATTGAAGATTGAACGACTTGGATCTTTGTTACGAGCTGGAAAAGGAAGAACTTGCTCTCTGATAGCTGATGATAGTAAGAAAATACTTGTGGCTCATGGGAATGATAATCTTGTGGAATCCTTTAAAATTTGTGACGAGGAGGAAGTTAAGAAAAGACTTCAGAAAAAGGCTAAAAAACTTAGAAAGAAGCAAACAGAAAATAAACTGGCTGATATTGAGGATATTGAACCTCCAGAACCCACCATTCAAGAAGAGTTCAAACGccttaaaacatttaaaacgaGTGGAAAAGTGAGGTCCTTGGAGGTACATCATTTAAAAGAAGATTCATTCAGAATTATTGTTGGAACAGGGAATAATCTAATAGAATCATGGGTTTTAAATACAAGTGATAAAGGATCAGATCCTATTAAACGTCGTTGTTTTGGCTCACAGGGACATCGATCTCCGGCAAGAACTTTATCGTTTTCCAGTGATAATACCGCTATTGCTTCTGTTAGTAAtgaatctattaaaatatggaGCCGTTCGACTCAAACTTGTATACGAACCATGGAAAGTGGCTATGGATTATGCTCCTCTTTTGTTGTTGGGGATCGTCAAGTTGTGGTTGGTACTAAAAAAGGTAGTTTACAGCTATTTGACTTAAATTCTGCCATAATGACGGAAGAAATCGAAGATGCCCATAATGGCGAAGTGTGGAGTATTTGTCCAACGCAAAATAAGGATGGTTTTATCACATGTAGTGCGGATAAGACCGTGAAATTCTGGAAATTAGAATTTGTGGAGAAAGGTGAAGGGAAAATATTAAGTTTAGTCCATACTCGAACTTTGAAACTAGATCAAGATGTTCTTTCAGTCAAATCGAGCTCAGATGGTAGATTTATTGCTGTTGCTTTACTAGATaccaaaattaaagtatttttcaccGATTCCTTCAAACTACTACACGATTTATTTGGACATAAACTTCCTGTGCTATCATTAGACATTTCTTCGGATTCCTCCATTTTAGTTTCTGGTTCTGCagatagaaatattaaaatctgGGATCTTACACATGGACAATgcgaaaaatctatttttgccCATAATGATTCAATTACCGGGGTTCAATTCATCCCCAATACACACATGTTTTTTTCCATCTCCAAGGACGGTACATTGAAGCAATGGGATGCTGACAAGTTTGAAAGAATACTTTCTCTAAATGGACATAATAGAGAAATATGGGGGTTGACTATTAGCCCTAATGGTAAATATGTTGCAACTTCAGGGCATGATAAAACACTTCGTTTATGGGAGAGAACTCAGGAACCCCTTGTACTCGAAGATGAACGTGAAACGGAACGAGAAAAAGAAGCGGAAAAAGAACTAGCCACTGAAGACGTATATAGGAATACTGGAGGCAATGAGGAAACCTCTTTACCAACAAAGAGAACGGCTGATTCCGAAATGAGCGCAGAAAAACTGATGGAAGCGATGAACTTGTTCGAAAGTTACTATGAAGAAAAGAAGCAAAGTTCGACTGAACCAGAGCTCCCTTCTTTGATGACGTTGATGTATCCTGGGATTTCCACGGCTGAAGAGTTTATGCTCACAACATTATCCAAAATAAAGTCATCCATTTTGGAGGAAACTCTATTAGTACTTCCCTTGGATGTAGTAGTTcgtttattgaaaattttggaAAACCTGCTTCAAAAGAAAACTGTTTATGTTGAAGTCCTTTccagaatatttttctttcttattgaAATTCATTTTGGACCACTTTCAGGCTCATCTGATATTAAGCAATTGATCGTCAGAATTAAACAAATGATAGAAACAAAATTAACTTGCATTGAGGAAACAATGGGATTTAACGTTGCGGGTATCACATTTGTTCAAAGTCGTGCGGAAGAGAGGCAGCAAGTTCAGATATTCATGGAAGCATCTAAAAAGTTCAAAGATAAGAGGAAAAAGAGAAAGCAACGGGAAAAGGCCTTACAAACTGCCGTTATggttatttaa